In Enterobacter cloacae, the following are encoded in one genomic region:
- a CDS encoding membrane protein, producing the protein MKPKRNVIIGGLVLLICGYLLWAQRPVTILRAGERFEYDPTFFHGIYASSERGFMDFEAYDIAVNHFALTEWGRIHWYLQHKNELKAKYHIPTSASYHIVFWDVGGGFIDGEKSGDGDLFCFPPQKNTKENCIEKNVLLVVEFDAGSYERFSFSNIEYYWITMPDGKLVRIKNAL; encoded by the coding sequence ATGAAGCCGAAACGTAACGTCATTATCGGTGGCCTGGTGTTGCTGATATGCGGTTATCTCCTCTGGGCTCAACGACCTGTGACAATCCTTCGGGCTGGTGAGAGATTTGAGTATGATCCTACGTTTTTTCATGGGATTTATGCTAGTAGTGAACGTGGTTTTATGGATTTTGAGGCCTATGATATTGCAGTTAACCATTTTGCATTAACCGAGTGGGGACGGATACACTGGTATCTGCAGCACAAAAATGAGCTGAAGGCAAAATACCATATACCGACAAGTGCCTCTTACCATATTGTTTTTTGGGATGTTGGTGGCGGGTTTATTGATGGTGAGAAATCGGGAGATGGTGATCTGTTTTGTTTTCCGCCACAAAAAAACACAAAAGAAAATTGTATTGAAAAAAATGTACTGCTAGTCGTGGAATTCGATGCGGGATCTTACGAAAGATTTTCTTTCAGCAACATAGAGTATTACTGGATAACTATGCCAGACGGGAAGCTGGTACGAATAAAAAATGCCTTATAA
- a CDS encoding N-acetyltransferase: MNSTQSLPTLRRISASDNPAIAAVIRTVSAEYGLTADKGYTVADPNLDELFQLYSQPGHAYWVVEYDGQVVGGGGVAPLTCSAPDICELQKMYFLPAMRGKGLAKKLALTALDHAREQGFKRCYLETTAFLKEAIGLYEHLGFEHIDAPLGCTGHVDCEVRMLKSL, encoded by the coding sequence ATGAATTCCACGCAGTCCCTTCCTACACTCCGCCGGATATCCGCCAGCGACAACCCGGCTATTGCCGCCGTTATCCGTACCGTCTCTGCGGAATACGGCCTGACCGCCGACAAAGGCTATACCGTTGCCGATCCGAATCTGGACGAGCTGTTTCAGCTTTACAGCCAGCCAGGCCATGCCTACTGGGTGGTTGAATATGATGGCCAGGTGGTGGGCGGCGGCGGTGTTGCGCCACTGACGTGCAGCGCGCCGGATATTTGCGAGCTGCAAAAGATGTATTTTTTACCTGCCATGCGTGGCAAGGGGCTGGCGAAAAAGCTGGCATTGACCGCCCTCGATCACGCGCGCGAACAGGGTTTTAAACGCTGTTATCTCGAAACAACCGCCTTCCTTAAGGAAGCCATTGGCCTGTATGAACATCTGGGCTTTGAGCATATTGATGCGCCGCTGGGTTGCACCGGCCACGTCGATTGCGAAGTCAGGATGCTGAAAAGTCTGTAA
- a CDS encoding alcohol dehydrogenase — protein sequence MSKIKSYAAPQAGAELELYEYDAGELKAEDVEVQVDYCGVCHSDLSMIDNEWGFSQYPLVAGHEVIGRVVALGSAAQDKGLKVGQRVGIGWTARSCGHCDACISGNQINCLEGAVPTILNKGGFADKLRADWQWVIPLPDSIDIESAGPLLCGGITVFKPLLMHHITATSRVGVIGIGGLGHIAIKLLHAMGCEVTAFSSNPSKEKEVLAMGADKVVNSRDPDALKALAGQFDLIINTVNVDLDWQPYFEALAYGGNFHTVGAVMKPLPVPAFTLIGGDRSVSGSATGTPFELRKLMKFAGRTRVAPTTELYPMSKINEAIQHVRDGKARYRVVLKADF from the coding sequence ATGTCGAAGATAAAAAGCTACGCCGCACCGCAGGCGGGTGCAGAACTTGAACTGTACGAATACGACGCGGGCGAACTAAAAGCAGAAGACGTCGAAGTTCAGGTTGATTACTGCGGGGTCTGCCACTCCGATCTTTCGATGATCGACAACGAATGGGGCTTTTCACAGTATCCTCTGGTTGCCGGACACGAAGTTATTGGCCGCGTCGTCGCGCTCGGTAGCGCCGCGCAGGATAAAGGCCTGAAGGTAGGCCAGCGCGTGGGGATCGGCTGGACGGCGCGCAGCTGTGGTCACTGCGACGCCTGTATCAGCGGCAACCAGATAAACTGCCTCGAGGGCGCAGTACCAACTATTCTGAACAAGGGCGGTTTCGCCGATAAACTGCGGGCCGACTGGCAATGGGTTATCCCACTGCCGGACAGCATTGATATTGAATCCGCAGGCCCACTACTGTGTGGTGGTATCACCGTCTTTAAACCGCTGCTGATGCACCATATCACCGCCACCAGCCGCGTGGGTGTGATTGGTATTGGCGGTCTGGGTCATATCGCCATCAAACTGCTGCATGCGATGGGCTGTGAAGTCACCGCGTTCAGCTCTAACCCGTCGAAAGAGAAAGAAGTGCTGGCGATGGGTGCAGATAAGGTCGTCAACAGCCGCGATCCGGATGCGCTGAAAGCGCTGGCAGGTCAGTTTGATCTGATCATCAACACCGTGAACGTCGATCTCGACTGGCAGCCATACTTTGAAGCACTGGCCTACGGTGGTAACTTCCACACCGTCGGTGCAGTCATGAAGCCGCTTCCGGTTCCGGCGTTTACGCTGATCGGCGGCGATCGCAGCGTGTCCGGTTCTGCGACCGGTACGCCATTCGAGTTGCGCAAACTGATGAAGTTTGCCGGACGCACCAGAGTGGCTCCAACCACCGAGCTGTACCCGATGTCAAAAATCAACGAAGCCATCCAGCATGTGCGCGACGGTAAAGCCCGTTACCGCGTGGTATTAAAAGCGGATTTCTGA
- a CDS encoding transposase, whose translation MNSRRFTPEFKRECAELVLDHGYSFRQACEASDVGVTAMRRWVRQLEIERGGLVLSGQGIPSPAPPLTPEQQYIRQLEERVQRLERDKEILKKATALLMSDASKP comes from the coding sequence ATGAATTCACGCCGATTTACCCCAGAGTTTAAACGCGAGTGCGCTGAGCTGGTCCTTGACCATGGCTACTCATTCCGCCAGGCCTGCGAAGCCTCTGATGTCGGTGTCACGGCCATGAGACGCTGGGTCAGACAGCTTGAAATTGAACGTGGTGGCCTGGTTTTATCCGGTCAGGGCATCCCCTCTCCGGCTCCTCCGCTCACGCCAGAGCAGCAGTACATTCGTCAGCTTGAAGAACGGGTTCAGCGGCTTGAGAGGGACAAGGAGATATTAAAAAAGGCTACAGCTTTGCTGATGTCGGACGCCAGCAAGCCCTGA
- a CDS encoding dihydroxyacetone kinase: MSRFFFNDRKQLVNDAIEGILISAPHGNLVKLDIDPAIRVVARSDWDKSRVAVISGGGSGHEPAHAGFVGKGMLTAAVCGDLFASPSVDAVLNAIVAVTGDRGCLLIVKNYTGDRLNFGLAAEKAKRYGLKVEMVIVADDIALPDNKQPRGIAGTALVHKIAGYAAEHGKSLSEVRDIAQQACDNLWSLGVAMQTCNLPGSDDEEGRIRQGHVELGLGIHGEPGASVVDTQNSRAIIDTLVTPLKAQAGEGRFAVLINNLGGVSALEMALLTKELAHSALKDTIAYLIGPAPLVSALDMKGFSLTLLKLNDLFEKAIAEEVETLGWQKPVAFAPLRTIPHSAIHDRVEYTPSTNQQVGEYVFLVTNTLIKLENRLNALDAKVGDGDTGSTFAQGARDIAQRLEENALPLNDVSTLLLLVGERLATVMGGSSGVLMSIFFTAAGQKRHDGQSLPQALLSGLAQVKQYGGADLGDRTLIDALQPALEALQKGDLQAAARAAQQGADATAKMVKAGAGRSSYVNKDNLDGVMDPGAVAVAEVFKAMAEAKR; encoded by the coding sequence ATGTCCAGATTCTTTTTTAACGACCGCAAACAACTGGTCAACGATGCCATTGAAGGCATTCTGATTTCTGCCCCGCACGGGAATCTTGTCAAACTCGATATCGATCCGGCCATTCGTGTGGTGGCACGCAGCGACTGGGATAAAAGCCGTGTGGCGGTGATCTCCGGCGGTGGTTCCGGCCACGAACCAGCGCACGCCGGGTTTGTCGGTAAGGGGATGCTGACGGCGGCGGTGTGTGGCGATCTGTTCGCCTCGCCGAGTGTTGATGCCGTGCTCAATGCCATTGTGGCGGTAACGGGCGACCGTGGCTGTCTGCTGATTGTGAAAAACTACACCGGCGACCGGCTTAACTTTGGCCTGGCCGCTGAAAAGGCGAAACGTTACGGCCTGAAGGTGGAGATGGTGATTGTGGCGGACGACATTGCCCTGCCGGATAACAAGCAGCCGCGCGGTATTGCCGGTACGGCGCTGGTGCATAAGATTGCAGGTTACGCGGCGGAGCACGGGAAATCGCTGAGTGAAGTACGGGACATTGCGCAACAGGCTTGCGATAACCTCTGGAGTCTGGGGGTTGCGATGCAAACCTGCAACCTGCCAGGCAGTGATGATGAGGAAGGACGCATCAGACAAGGTCACGTGGAGCTGGGGCTGGGTATTCACGGTGAGCCAGGGGCTTCCGTCGTAGATACGCAAAACAGCAGAGCCATTATCGACACGCTGGTGACACCACTTAAAGCACAGGCTGGTGAGGGGCGCTTTGCGGTGCTGATTAACAACCTCGGCGGCGTGTCGGCGCTTGAAATGGCGCTACTGACCAAAGAGCTGGCACATTCGGCACTGAAGGACACTATTGCGTATCTGATTGGCCCGGCACCGCTGGTCAGTGCGCTGGATATGAAGGGCTTTTCGCTGACGCTACTGAAGCTCAACGATCTGTTTGAAAAAGCGATCGCTGAGGAGGTGGAAACGCTGGGCTGGCAGAAACCCGTCGCTTTTGCGCCTTTGCGCACGATCCCGCACAGCGCGATCCACGATCGCGTGGAATATACCCCGTCGACCAATCAGCAGGTGGGCGAGTATGTGTTTTTGGTAACAAACACGTTGATTAAGCTGGAAAACCGACTCAATGCGCTGGATGCCAAAGTGGGTGATGGCGATACGGGTTCGACCTTTGCGCAAGGGGCACGGGATATTGCGCAGCGTCTGGAAGAGAACGCGCTTCCGCTTAATGACGTGTCGACGCTGCTGTTACTGGTAGGTGAACGGCTGGCAACGGTGATGGGGGGATCGAGTGGCGTATTAATGTCGATCTTCTTCACGGCGGCAGGACAAAAGCGGCATGACGGGCAGTCGTTGCCGCAGGCATTGCTGAGCGGGCTTGCGCAGGTGAAGCAGTATGGTGGGGCGGATCTCGGCGATCGCACCTTGATCGACGCGCTGCAACCGGCGCTGGAGGCACTGCAAAAGGGCGATCTTCAGGCGGCGGCGCGGGCCGCACAGCAGGGCGCTGATGCAACGGCGAAAATGGTGAAAGCTGGCGCGGGACGTTCGTCGTATGTGAACAAAGATAATCTGGACGGTGTGATGGATCCGGGGGCGGTTGCGGTTGCAGAGGTGTTTAAGGCAATGGCAGAAGCAAAACGGTAA
- a CDS encoding TIGR01212 family radical SAM protein encodes MAGLSPFFGTVYQIMQLQKLVNMFGGDLLQRYGQKVHKLTLHGGFSCPNRDGTIGRGGCTFCNVASFADEAQQHNSIAEQLAHQASRVNRAKQYLAYFQAYTSTWAEVQVLRSMYQQAVSQASIVGLCVGTRPDCVPDAVLDLLSEYKEQGYEIWLELGLQTAHDKTLHRINRGHDFACYQRTTRLARERGLKVCSHLIVGLPGEGQQHGLETLEKVVETGVDGIKLHPLHIVKGSIMAKAWEAGRLNGIELDEYTVTAGEMIRHTPPEIIYHRISASARRPTLLAPLWCENRWTGMVEIDRYLHEHGVQGSALGRPWVPRLAAATA; translated from the coding sequence ATGGCAGGCTTGTCCCCTTTCTTCGGGACGGTCTATCAGATTATGCAGTTACAGAAATTAGTCAATATGTTTGGTGGGGATCTTTTGCAGCGCTATGGGCAAAAGGTTCACAAGCTGACGCTGCACGGTGGTTTTAGCTGCCCGAACCGCGATGGCACTATCGGGCGCGGTGGCTGCACATTCTGTAACGTCGCCTCGTTTGCTGATGAAGCACAGCAGCACAATTCCATTGCGGAACAGCTTGCTCATCAGGCAAGCCGGGTGAACCGTGCAAAGCAGTATCTGGCCTATTTCCAGGCCTACACCAGCACCTGGGCGGAAGTTCAGGTGCTCCGCTCGATGTATCAGCAGGCCGTCAGCCAGGCCAGTATTGTTGGCTTGTGTGTCGGTACTCGTCCGGACTGTGTCCCGGACGCGGTGCTGGATCTGCTCAGCGAATACAAAGAGCAGGGGTATGAGATCTGGCTGGAGCTGGGCTTGCAAACGGCGCACGACAAAACCCTGCACCGTATCAACCGTGGACATGATTTCGCCTGTTACCAGCGCACCACGCGCCTGGCGCGCGAGCGCGGTCTGAAAGTTTGTTCGCATCTGATTGTGGGGTTGCCCGGCGAAGGGCAACAGCACGGTCTGGAGACGCTGGAAAAGGTGGTTGAGACTGGCGTGGACGGGATCAAACTGCATCCGCTGCATATTGTGAAGGGCAGCATTATGGCCAAAGCCTGGGAAGCCGGGCGGTTAAACGGTATTGAACTTGACGAGTATACGGTGACGGCGGGGGAGATGATTCGCCATACGCCACCGGAGATTATTTACCACCGCATTTCCGCCAGCGCCCGCCGCCCAACGCTTCTGGCACCGCTCTGGTGCGAGAACCGCTGGACGGGGATGGTGGAAATTGACCGCTATCTGCACGAGCACGGTGTGCAGGGCTCGGCACTTGGTCGCCCGTGGGTTCCCCGCTTAGCGGCGGCGACCGCCTAA
- a CDS encoding glutamate synthase large subunit, which produces MLYDKSLEKDNCGFGLIAHIEGEPSHKVVRTAIHALARMQHRGAILADGKTGDGCGLLLQKPDRFFRIVAEERGWRLAKNYAVGMLFLNQDPEKATASRRIVEEELQRETLSIVGWRDVPTNEGVLGEIALSSLPRIEQIFVNAPAGWRPRDMERRLFIARRRIEKRLQEDKEFYVCSLSNLVNIYKGLCMPADLPRFYLDLADLRLESAICLFHQRFSTNTVPRWPLAQPFRYLAHNGEINTITGNRQWARARTYKFQTPLIPDLHDAAPFVNETGSDSSSMDNMLELLLAGGMDIVRAMRLLVPPAWQNNPDMDPELRAFFDFNSMHMEPWDGPAGIVMSDGRFAACNLDRNGLRPARYVITKDKLITCASEVGIWDYQPDEVVEKGRVGPGELMVIDTRGGRILHSAETDNDLKSRHPYKEWMEKNVRRLVPFEDLSDEDVGSREMDDDTLASFQKQFNYSAEELDSVIRVLGENGQEAVGSMGDDTPFAVLSSQPRIIYDYFRQQFAQVTNPPIDPLREAHVMSLATSIGREMNVFCEAEGQAHRLTFKSPILLYSDFKQLTTMKEEHYRADTLDITFDVTEATLEETVSALCDKAELMVRNGTVLLVLSDRNIAKNRLPVPAPMAVGAIQTRLVDKSLRCDANIIVETASARDPHHFAVLLGFGATAIYPYLAYETLARLVDTRAIEKEYRAVMLNYRNGINKGLYKIMSKMGISTIASYRCSKLFEAVGLHDDVANLCFQGVISRIGGAGFADFQQDLVNLSKRAWLARKPLDQGGLLKYVHGGEYHAYNPDVVRTLQQAVQSGEYSDYQQYAELVNNRPAATLRDLLALNPGDDAVSIDDVEPASDLFKRFDTAAMSIGALSPEAHEALAEAMNSIGGNSNSGEGGEDPARYGTNKVSRIKQVASGRFGVTPAYLVNADVIQIKVAQGAKPGEGGQLPGDKVTPYIAKLRYSVPGVTLISPPPHHDIYSIEDLAQLIFDLKQVNPKAMISVKLVSEPGVGTIATGVAKAYADLITIAGYDGGTGASPLSSVKYAGCPWELGLVETQQALVANGLRHKIRLQVDGGLKTGLDIIKAAILGAESFGFGTGPMVALGCKYLRICHLNNCATGVATQDEKLRKNHYHGLPFKVTNYFDFIARETRELMAQLGVKRLVDLIGRTDLLKELEGFTAKQQKLELSKLLETAQPHAGKAVYCTENNPPFDNGVLNAQLLQQAKSYVDEKQSKTFWFDIRNTDRSVGASLSGYIAQTHGDQGLAADPITAHFSGTAGQSFGVWNAGGVELYLTGDANDYVGKGMAGGLLAVRPPVGSAFRSHEASIIGNTCLYGATGGRLFAAGRAGERFAVRNSGAITVVEGIGDNGCEYMTGGIVCVMGKTGVNFGAGMTGGFAYVLDEDGEFRKRVNPELVEVLDVESLAIHEEHLRGLITEHVQHTGSSRGEEILANWPAFSAKFALVKPKSSDVKALLGHRSRSAAELRVQAQ; this is translated from the coding sequence ATGTTGTACGATAAATCCCTTGAGAAGGATAACTGTGGTTTCGGCCTGATCGCCCACATAGAAGGCGAACCTAGCCACAAGGTAGTGCGTACCGCCATTCACGCACTGGCCCGTATGCAGCACCGTGGAGCCATCCTTGCCGATGGTAAGACCGGCGACGGTTGCGGTCTGCTGCTGCAAAAACCCGATCGTTTCTTCCGTATCGTTGCGGAAGAGCGCGGCTGGCGTTTAGCCAAAAACTACGCTGTCGGTATGCTGTTCCTGAACCAGGATCCTGAAAAAGCTACCGCCTCACGCCGCATCGTCGAAGAAGAACTTCAACGTGAAACCCTGTCTATTGTCGGCTGGCGCGATGTGCCAACCAACGAAGGGGTGCTCGGTGAAATCGCCCTCTCCTCGCTGCCTCGTATTGAACAGATTTTCGTCAACGCGCCTGCGGGCTGGCGTCCACGTGATATGGAACGCCGTCTGTTTATCGCCCGCCGCCGCATTGAAAAGCGTCTTCAGGAAGATAAAGAGTTCTACGTTTGTAGCCTCTCTAACCTGGTGAACATCTATAAAGGTCTGTGTATGCCGGCTGACCTGCCGCGCTTCTACCTGGACCTGGCGGATCTGCGTCTGGAATCGGCCATTTGCCTGTTCCACCAGCGCTTCTCCACCAACACCGTACCACGCTGGCCACTGGCTCAGCCGTTCCGCTACCTGGCGCACAACGGCGAGATCAACACCATCACCGGTAACCGCCAGTGGGCACGCGCCCGTACCTATAAGTTCCAGACACCGCTGATCCCTGACCTGCACGACGCAGCGCCGTTCGTCAACGAAACCGGTTCTGACTCCAGCTCAATGGATAACATGCTGGAACTGCTGCTGGCAGGCGGTATGGATATCGTTCGCGCCATGCGTCTGCTTGTGCCACCAGCCTGGCAGAACAACCCGGATATGGATCCAGAGCTGCGCGCGTTCTTTGACTTTAACTCTATGCACATGGAGCCGTGGGACGGCCCGGCGGGCATCGTGATGTCCGACGGTCGTTTTGCTGCCTGTAACCTGGACCGTAACGGTCTGCGTCCGGCGCGCTACGTCATCACCAAAGATAAGCTCATCACCTGTGCCTCCGAAGTAGGTATCTGGGATTACCAGCCTGACGAAGTGGTCGAAAAAGGTCGCGTCGGCCCTGGCGAACTGATGGTTATCGACACCCGTGGCGGGCGCATTCTGCACTCCGCTGAGACCGATAACGATCTGAAAAGCCGCCATCCGTACAAAGAGTGGATGGAGAAAAACGTTCGTCGCCTCGTGCCGTTCGAAGATTTGTCGGATGAAGATGTTGGCAGCCGCGAAATGGACGATGACACCCTCGCGAGCTTCCAGAAACAGTTTAACTACAGCGCCGAAGAGCTGGACTCGGTTATCCGCGTGCTCGGCGAAAACGGCCAGGAAGCGGTCGGCTCAATGGGTGATGACACCCCGTTTGCCGTGCTCTCCAGCCAGCCTCGCATCATTTATGACTACTTCCGCCAGCAGTTTGCGCAGGTAACCAACCCGCCAATCGATCCGCTGCGTGAAGCACACGTGATGTCGCTGGCGACCAGCATTGGCCGTGAGATGAACGTCTTCTGTGAAGCGGAAGGCCAGGCACACCGTCTGACCTTTAAATCACCGATCCTGCTGTACTCCGATTTCAAACAGCTCACCACCATGAAAGAGGAGCACTACCGCGCTGACACGCTCGATATCACTTTCGACGTGACCGAAGCGACTCTCGAAGAGACGGTGAGTGCGCTGTGTGACAAAGCTGAACTGATGGTGCGTAACGGTACCGTTCTGCTGGTGCTGTCAGACCGTAATATCGCGAAAAACCGTCTCCCGGTACCTGCGCCAATGGCGGTGGGTGCGATTCAGACGCGTCTGGTCGATAAGAGCCTGCGCTGCGACGCCAACATCATTGTGGAAACCGCAAGCGCCCGCGATCCGCACCACTTTGCCGTGCTGTTAGGCTTTGGTGCAACGGCGATCTATCCGTACCTGGCTTACGAAACGCTGGCTCGTCTGGTCGACACCCGCGCGATTGAAAAAGAGTACCGTGCTGTGATGCTGAACTACCGTAACGGCATCAACAAAGGTCTGTACAAGATCATGTCCAAAATGGGCATCTCAACAATTGCATCTTACCGCTGTTCGAAGCTGTTTGAAGCGGTCGGTCTGCACGACGATGTTGCTAACCTCTGCTTCCAGGGCGTGATCAGCCGCATCGGCGGTGCCGGTTTTGCTGACTTCCAGCAGGATCTGGTGAATCTGTCGAAACGCGCCTGGCTGGCACGTAAGCCGCTGGATCAGGGCGGTCTGCTGAAATACGTTCACGGTGGCGAATACCACGCCTATAACCCGGACGTGGTGCGCACGCTGCAACAGGCTGTTCAGAGCGGTGAGTACAGTGATTATCAGCAGTATGCTGAACTGGTCAACAACCGTCCGGCAGCCACCCTGCGCGATCTGCTGGCACTGAACCCGGGTGATGATGCGGTCAGTATCGACGACGTTGAACCTGCGTCCGATCTGTTCAAGCGTTTCGACACCGCAGCGATGTCTATCGGCGCGCTGAGCCCGGAAGCCCACGAAGCGCTGGCCGAAGCCATGAACAGCATCGGCGGTAACTCGAACTCCGGCGAAGGCGGTGAAGATCCTGCCCGTTACGGCACCAATAAAGTGTCCCGTATTAAGCAGGTGGCATCCGGTCGCTTTGGCGTGACGCCAGCGTACCTGGTCAACGCCGACGTGATTCAGATTAAAGTCGCTCAGGGTGCAAAACCGGGCGAAGGCGGTCAGTTACCGGGTGACAAAGTGACCCCGTACATCGCCAAACTGCGCTACTCGGTACCGGGCGTGACGTTGATCTCCCCGCCGCCGCACCACGATATTTACTCTATCGAGGATTTGGCGCAGCTGATTTTCGACCTGAAACAGGTCAACCCGAAAGCGATGATCTCCGTGAAGCTGGTTTCCGAACCGGGTGTCGGCACCATCGCAACCGGCGTGGCGAAAGCCTACGCTGACCTGATCACCATCGCCGGTTACGACGGTGGTACCGGGGCAAGCCCACTCTCCTCCGTGAAATACGCGGGCTGTCCGTGGGAGCTGGGGCTGGTGGAAACCCAGCAGGCGCTGGTCGCTAACGGCCTGCGTCACAAGATCCGTCTGCAGGTGGATGGTGGCCTGAAAACTGGCCTCGACATCATCAAAGCGGCGATCCTGGGTGCGGAAAGCTTTGGCTTCGGTACCGGCCCGATGGTTGCGCTCGGCTGTAAATACCTGCGTATTTGCCACCTGAACAACTGCGCAACCGGTGTTGCTACCCAGGACGAGAAGCTGCGTAAGAACCACTATCACGGCCTGCCGTTCAAAGTGACGAACTACTTTGACTTCATCGCCCGTGAAACCCGTGAGCTGATGGCGCAGCTGGGCGTGAAACGCCTGGTGGATCTGATTGGCCGTACTGACCTGCTGAAAGAGCTGGAAGGCTTCACCGCCAAACAGCAGAAGCTGGAGCTGTCTAAGTTGCTGGAAACTGCACAGCCGCATGCTGGCAAAGCGGTCTACTGCACCGAGAACAACCCGCCGTTCGACAACGGCGTGCTGAACGCGCAGTTGCTGCAGCAGGCGAAATCGTACGTGGATGAGAAACAGAGCAAAACGTTCTGGTTTGATATCCGCAACACCGACCGTTCTGTTGGCGCATCGCTCTCCGGTTACATCGCGCAAACGCACGGCGACCAGGGTCTGGCAGCCGATCCGATTACCGCACACTTCAGCGGTACCGCGGGTCAGAGCTTCGGCGTGTGGAACGCCGGTGGCGTTGAGCTGTACCTGACTGGCGATGCCAACGACTACGTCGGTAAAGGCATGGCGGGTGGTTTGCTGGCGGTGCGTCCTCCGGTGGGTTCTGCCTTCCGCAGCCACGAGGCGAGCATCATTGGTAACACCTGTCTGTACGGTGCGACTGGCGGTCGTCTGTTTGCAGCGGGTCGTGCGGGTGAGCGTTTCGCAGTGCGTAACTCCGGTGCCATCACCGTAGTGGAAGGCATTGGCGATAACGGCTGTGAATATATGACGGGCGGGATTGTTTGCGTAATGGGTAAAACCGGCGTGAACTTCGGCGCAGGCATGACAGGCGGTTTTGCTTACGTCCTGGATGAAGACGGTGAGTTCCGCAAACGCGTGAACCCGGAACTGGTGGAAGTGCTGGATGTTGAATCGCTTGCCATCCACGAAGAACACCTGCGCGGTTTGATTACCGAACACGTGCAGCATACCGGTTCTTCGCGCGGCGAAGAGATCCTGGCGAACTGGCCAGCGTTCTCTGCGAAATTCGCGCTGGTTAAACCGAAGTCCAGCGATGTTAAAGCACTGTTGGGTCACCGTAGTCGTAGCGCAGCAGAGCTGCGTGTGCAGGCGCAGTAA